GAGTCTTGGGTGCAAAGTGTTTTAGAGTCACTACAGCTGGTATCTTCTTCCACTTGACTGCCACTGTCTTTTTCCGTGTCCGATTCACCATCTTCCTCCAGTGTTAGTTCAAACTGGAATTTGTCAGTTTGGCCCTGCCTACCCTCCTCTTGGTCATCTGGGGCAGGAGAAGGACTCTGAGGGATTGTGCTCTGGTACCATTCACGATTGTCCTCCAAAGTGTCTAAGATGTCCTGGGCATCTGGATGAACAAGGTCTGCCCAGGTCTCCCAGAGAGGATGAACAATGTAGTCTATAAACCCCACCTGTTGGAATGCAATACAAGAGTAAAGTATTATCCTAGAGATAGAAGGAATTAACATTATCAATTTGTCTAATGAAATTAAGTAATTCGAAAAAAAATGTAACAGAGCCATCATAATCAACCATCCTTTCTACTTAACTTTATGCAAGAGAAGATCATTGTAATGGAACCCAATGATTCCCAATGCTTATTTATGTATAATTTAACAGCATgatttctcaatttttttttagttcctTTCTTTAAATTATTAGTTTTGAAAATGGGAACATAACATGGAACTAAAACTAACCCTAAAGGGTTGCTCTATGAGCAAGGAAGGAAGTAAACAAGTAAAATGATCTCATTCCTCTCTTATACTAAATAAATTACCTGTGATTTTTCTACAGATGCATTGTGCTTATCACACATGGGGCTTATCTCCATGCCCCTCTCTCTTTCTCGATCTCCCTGGCGAAAGAACTCTTCCATTATTCTATCTGTCCATTGGCGATAGAGCTGGAGCGGCTTTGTTGGATTGCTTAGGTCAGCACAGTGTACCATGTTTTGTAGCACCTAAAATAGACAATACATATGTATTTTTCTCCTGTAGAGAACCACTGGTGTTATTCCACTAGAGACAAAGCTTTTTTTCCATTTGCACATTCAGCAGGTGTGAAAACAGAATCTCGAAAATACATGTAGTGCAAGGTTTATTCTGAACAGCAAAGAGATGATGTGCGGTGTTATTTTTCACACTGACATGAATAGCGTCCCCATTATCTCACATCTGTAGCTTCTGCCTTTATTAAAAGACCAAAAATGTAGCAGTGCAAGACTGATAAGTTTCAAAGAAATGTGGAAGTTAGGCCCATAGCAAAATTAATCCAGGTAACATCAAACTGACTGAGCTTCAGTGAAGTCCTTTTTATGTAAGACACAGTGAGACAAAAAATGCTACTCAGATGAGACCGTGATCAATCGTGAGAAATATGTACAGCCTAGACATGCAAGCTACTGGAAGAACCATGACAAGAACAACAGAGGGAGTTAAGTTTGCAGCATCTTACCTGGATCCTGTCTGAATAGTTATCAAGAAGCAGAACTCCAGAGCTAGTTACTTTCTTCGTTTCAACCATCGTTTTTAGGTCAGCTAATAGATTCATATGCTTAGACATATCTGTTGCCAGCACcttgaaggaggggagaaagcaatGGGGGAGGGTCACTAATGCTGCCAGCATTCCCAGTTTGCCATATGATGATGGGATGTTAGGACTGGGTGCAGCCAGAAGCAGTCGTTATACTAAAATGTCTTTAATCTACAGAGATGCCCATTGTACTTGGTCTTCAAGTGTGCCATACAACCTAAGAAGCTCGTAATGGACAGCCCAAGTTATGGATACTGTACCAGCTCCTGAGAGCAGTTTTTCAGACTCGGCTGCAAAGGGAGTGCATGTCCTCACAAACTGTTCTAAGATCAAGCTGCCAGGAACCTGCAGCCACCTCATTAAAAGAGAGTGAAGTGCAATGCTGCTTAAACAGCACCCTCTGTTGCATTCTAGTTTGCCTTTTAAATACTACCCTAGAATTTTTAAAGCTACAGTTTGTATTGCAAACTTGGGCTGCATGGAgttcagaaatatttatttacgtAGCTTTAAATAGCAACTCACAATGTCGATAACCATTTTCCTCAAAGATTGCCTCTGCTTTTTTGTCAAATTCTGGAAAATATCACAGTTCTCCTCCTGCAGTAACTTGAAGCCCACCGCTAAATGATGGTTTTCCAGAACTGAAGAATCGTTGTACATCAGGGCAAGTTCAGAGTCTGAAAGACAGTTACCAAACAGAACATTAAGGAAACCTGTGGCCCTTCCCCCGCAAGTTATTTCCAACTCATCACATTTGTCAGGTATCCAAAAAGCAAAAATTTATAGTCCCAGCTTTTAGAACAACACAGCGGCTTCTCTCAAGCAATAAAGGATGCCGTCTCCTGAGGCATGACAGCTGGTATGTGTCAAATGCCAAGACAACAAGAACAAAACAGGATTGGGTTTATACTGCATAGAACAATTTACTAATAAACCTTCCCTCTGCTACAACTGTCTGCTCTTTTCTCCAGGAAAAAGGCTTCCAAGAGCAAGAGGGACAAAAATTAAAGATCATCACTGTTAAATGATCTGCAGGCAAAGCTATCTCTGAACACTGCAAGTAAATCTGCAAACACAGAACAAAACCTTTCCCAAGCATACTTTCTTGTCAGGTGGGAGCAAAGGTTCCCAACTCTCCACTTTTGGCGGTGACAGAGCCAGGAACATAGATCTGTTCCTTTACCTTTTGAGGGTCTAGCAACGGAAGTATAATTCTTTGTTAACTAGTTAACTGCTGGTAGTTCCTTCCCTTgagtttctcccttcctctggcttgtgatctgttcccccccccccatacagttCCTCCAACTTACTGTTCATTGAAAACAGGGCATTTAATGCAAGAGCGTACTTATGTACCCTCCCAAGGGGCGTTATCTTACAGAGCTAGTCCCAAAGTACACACTCAGCT
This genomic window from Eublepharis macularius isolate TG4126 chromosome 8, MPM_Emac_v1.0, whole genome shotgun sequence contains:
- the PDE4D gene encoding cAMP-specific 3',5'-cyclic phosphodiesterase 4D isoform X7; the encoded protein is MLNRELTHLSEMSRSGNQVSEYISNTFLDKQHEVEIPSPTQKEKEKKKRPMSQISGVKKLMHSSSLTNSSIPKFGVKTDQEDILAKELEDVNKWGLQVFKVAELSGNRPLTVIMYTIFQERDLLKTFKIPPDMLITYLMTLEDHYHADVAYHNNIHAADVVQSTHVLLSTPALEAVFTDLEILAAIFASAIHDVDHPGVSNQFLINTNSELALMYNDSSVLENHHLAVGFKLLQEENCDIFQNLTKKQRQSLRKMVIDIVLATDMSKHMNLLADLKTMVETKKVTSSGVLLLDNYSDRIQVLQNMVHCADLSNPTKPLQLYRQWTDRIMEEFFRQGDRERERGMEISPMCDKHNASVEKSQVGFIDYIVHPLWETWADLVHPDAQDILDTLEDNREWYQSTIPQSPSPAPDDQEEGRQGQTDKFQFELTLEEDGESDTEKDSGSQVEEDTSCSDSKTLCTQDSESTEIPLDEQVGEEVEEEEEEEEEENQTEPCVLEERSPDT